A DNA window from Brassica napus cultivar Da-Ae chromosome C1, Da-Ae, whole genome shotgun sequence contains the following coding sequences:
- the LOC106438746 gene encoding auxin-responsive protein SAUR50, which translates to MAVKRSSKVTQTAMLKQILKRCSSLGKKQCYDEEGLSLDVPKGHFPVYVGEKRMRYIVPITFLSHPEFLILLQQAEEEFGFHHDMGGLTIPCEEVVFLSLTSMIR; encoded by the coding sequence ATGGCGGTAAAGAGATCTTCGAAGGTAACACAAACAGCAATGTTaaagcaaatcctcaagaggtGCTCGAGCTTAGGTAAGAAACAATGCTACGACGAGGAAGGCCTCTCTCTTGACGTACCAAAGGGACATTTTCCTGTTTACGTAGGCGAAAAGCGTATGAGGTACATCGTACCAATCACCTTCTTGTCTCATCCCGAATTTCTGATCCTTCTTCAACAAGCAGAGGAAGAGTTCGGTTTCCACCACGACATGGGAGGACTCACCATCCCTTGTGAAGAAGtcgtttttctctctctaacatCCATGATCCGATAA
- the LOC106373713 gene encoding amidophosphoribosyltransferase 3, chloroplastic, translated as MAFSVEISSIFPFSLSAKPKKASQDTLNPCFTKPCLRPQVSKTLSFSVSCRRSTLAPVFSSMITAQVANEDDGEDKLHEECGVVGIHGDPEASRLSYLALHALQHRGQEGAGIVTVNHKGLESITGVGLVSEVFTESKLNTLPGDIAIGHVRYSTSGASMLKNVQPFIATCKLGSLAVAHNGNFLNYKQLKRKLEENGSIFIASSDTELVLHLIAKSKAKTFLLRIIDACEKLRGAFSMVFVFEDKLVAVRDPFGFRPLVMGRRSNGAVVFASETCALDLIDARYEREVCPGEIVVVDRGDVGESSMFMVSHPEPKQCVFEHGYFSQPNSIVFGRSVYETRRMYGEILATVAPVECDVVIAVPDSGTVAALGYAAKAGVPFQIGLLRSHYAKRTFIEPTQKIRDFAVKAKLSPVRSVLEGKRVVVVDDSIVRGTTSLKIVRMLRDAGAKQVHMRIALPPMIASCYYGVDTPRSQELISSKMSVEKIRKHINCDTLAFLPLDSLKQVYGPVESRSYCYACFTGKYPVTETETEENNAERERELNAL; from the coding sequence ATGGCCTTCTCTGTGGAAATCTCGTCTATATTCCCGTTCTCTCTATCCGCAAAACCTAAGAAAGCTTCGCAGGATACCCTAAACCCATGCTTTACCAAACCCTGCCTTAGGCCCCAagtttcgaaaaccctaagtttCTCCGTTTCATGCAGAAGAAGCACACTTGCCCCTGTTTTCTCGTCGATGATAACAGCACAAGTGGCCAACGAAGACGACGGAGAGGACAAGCTTCACGAAGAATGTGGAGTAGTCGGAATCCACGGTGACCCTGAAGCTTCCCGTCTCTCTTACTTGGCTCTTCACGCGCTGCAACACCGTGGCCAAGAAGGAGCAGGAATCGTAACCGTTAATCACAAGGGTCTCGAATCGATAACAGGCGTCGGATTAGTGTCGGAAGTGTTCACGGAGTCGAAACTAAACACTCTTCCTGGCGATATAGCGATAGGACATGTCCGGTACTCAACCTCCGGAGCCTCGATGCTCAAGAATGTTCAGCCTTTCATCGCTACCTGCAAACTCGGATCCTTGGCAGTAGCGCACAATGGTAATTTCTTGAATTACAAGCAACTCAAGAGAAAGCTTGAGGAGAACGGTTCCATCTTCATCGCAAGTTCTGATACCGAGCTGGTGCTTCACCTGATCGCCAAATCTAAGGCCAAGACGTTCCTTCTGAGGATCATCGACGCTTGCGAGAAGCTTCGAGGTGCTTTCTCGATGGTTTTCGTCTTTGAAGACAAGCTTGTCGCCGTCCGAGACCCGTTCGGGTTCAGACCACTTGTGATGGGCAGAAGAAGCAACGGTGCAGTTGTTTTCGCCTCAGAGACTTGCGCTTTGGACCTTATCGATGCGAGGTACGAACGTGAAGTGTGTCCGGGGGAAATAGTGGTCGTCGATAGAGGAGATGTAGGGGAAAGCTCTATGTTCATGGTCTCTCACCCTGAACCGAAGCAATGTGTGTTCGAGCACGGTTACTTCTCACAGCCCAACTCAATTGTCTTTGGACGTTCAGTGTATGAAACACGCCGCATGTACGGTGAGATATTAGCCACGGTGGCACCTGTAGAATGTGATGTCGTCATCGCAGTGCCGGACTCGGGGACAGTTGCTGCTCTTGGATACGCAGCCAAAGCTGGAGTTCCGTTTCAGATCGGTCTCCTGAGGTCGCACTATGCTAAACGCACTTTCATAGAGCCAACTCAGAAGATCCGTGATTTTGCAGTGAAGGCAAAGCTGTCTCCTGTCCGGTCAGTCCTTGAAGGGAAGAGGGTGGTTGTGGTGGATGACTCTATTGTCCGAGGAACCACGAGTTTGAAGATAGTTCGGATGCTAAGAGACGCTGGAGCCAAACAAGTTCACATGAGAATTGCATTGCCGCCGATGATTGCGTCCTGTTACTACGGAGTGGACACTCCTAGGAGCCAAGAGCTGATCTCTAGTAAGATGAGCGTTGAGAAGATAAGGAAGCATATTAACTGCGATACTCTGGCGTTTCTACCATTAGATAGCTTGAAACAAGTCTATGGACCAGTCGAGTCACGCAGCTATTGCTACGCCTGCTTTACCGGCAAGTATCCAGTGACCGAAACAGAGACTGAGGAGAACAatgccgagagagagagagaactcaACGCTctctaa
- the LOC106358238 gene encoding proline-rich protein 4, which translates to MRILPEPLGSVPCLILLVSSVLFSATLSLARVVEVVGYAESKIKNPHAFTGLRVTIECKGEKGHFVTKGSGNIDEEGKFGLKVLPHDIISDDGALKEECYAQLHSAAGAPCPAHDGLESNKIVFLYTSGDKHVLGLKQNLRFTPELCVSKFFWPMPKFPPVKGFEHHFPLPPPFPKFKKPCPPPPEEVPPPPKVELPPPVPVHDPPPKVELPPPAPKKPCPPKSPKIEHPPPVPVYKPPPKIEHSPPKKPCPPPVHVHKPPPKKACPPKIELPPPVPIYKPPPKIEHPPIYVPPVVIPKKPCPPLPKFPHLPPKYIHHPKFGKWPPLPTHP; encoded by the exons ATGAGGATCTTACCCGAGCCTCTAGGTTCGGTTCCATGCCTCATTCTCCTCGTGTCGTCGGTTCTATTTTCAGCGACTCTATCCCTCGCTCGTGTCGTCGAAGTTGTTGGTTACGCCGAGAGCAAAATCAAAAATCCCCATGCATTCACAG GACTCCGAGTGACGATTGAATGTAAGGGGGAGAAAGGGCATTTTGTTACAAAAGGTTCTGGAAACATTGATGAGGAAGGAAAGTTCGGTCTGAAAGTTCTTCCTCATGACATTATCTCTGACGACGGAGCCTTAAAGGAGGAGTGTTATGCCCAGCTTCACAGTGCGGCGGGAGCACCTTGTCCGGCTCACGACGGCCTTGAGTCAAACAAGATCGTGTTTCTATACACATCCGgagacaaacacgttttgggccTCAAACAAAACCTGAGGTTTACACCTGAACTTTGTGTTTCCAAATTCTTTTGGCCTATGCCTAAGTTCCCTCCTGTTAAGGGATTTGAACATCATTTCCCTTTACCTCCACCGTTTCCTAAATTCAAGAAACCTTGCCCACCTCCCCCTGAGGAGGTTCCACCACCACCAAAGGTAGAGCTTCCGCCACCTGTCCCGGTTCACGATCCACCCCCGAAGGTGGAGCTTCCACCACCGGCTCCTAAGAAGCCTTGTCCTCCTAAATCGCCGAAGATAGAGCACCCACCTCCTGTTCCCGTTTACAAGCCGCCACCAAAGATAGAGCATTCACCTCCTAAGAAGCCATGCCCACCGCCGGTTCACGTTCACAAGCCGCCACCGAAGAAGGCATGCCCCCCAAAGATCGAGCTTCCACCACCAGTCCCGATCTACAAGCCGCCGCCGAAGATAGAGCATCCACCAATCTACGTGCCACCGGTGGTGATTCCGAAGAAGCCGTGTCCACCACTTCCAAAGTTTCCACATCTTCCTCCTAAATACATTCACCATCCCAAGTTCGGCAAATGGCCTCCCTTGCCAACACACCCTTGA
- the LOC106438764 gene encoding protein BASIC PENTACYSTEINE5, with protein MESDGRYNPDYYKEGTHSVWNTMPNHHQTKEDQHNALVMNQKIMSILAERDAALKERDDALAAKQEALAARDEALDQRDKALSLRDNAILERDSALSALQFREHNLNYILSRAKLGSSHLSNPSPLSTIPHEAAPSKRKKKRKPETRSKGKRVGEDLNHHVASPGKKCRKDWDSNVVGLNLVTFDETTMPVPMCTCTGTARHCYKWGNGGWQSSCCTTTLSLYPLPQMPNKRHSRVGGRKMSGNVFSRLLSRLAGQGHDLSSPVDLKDYWARHGTNRYITIM; from the exons ATGGAGAGCGATGGGCGTTACAACCCCGATTACTACAAAGAAGGAACACACTCTGTC tGGAATACGATGCCTAATCATCATCAGACAAAGGAGGACCAACATAATGCTCTGGTCATGAATCAGAAGATCATGTCCATCCTTGCCGAGAGAGACGCTGCCCTCAAGGAAAGAGACGACGCCCTGGCTGCCAAGCAGGAAGCATTAGCCGCTCGGGACGAAGCACTTGACCAACGCGACAAAGCTCTCTCTCTAAGAGATAATGCTATACTGGAGAGGGACAGTGCCTTAAGTGCTCTTCAGTTCCGTGAACACAATCTTAACTACATTTTGTCACGTGCAAAGCTCGGTTCCTCCCACTTATCCAACCCTTCCCCATTGTCAACTATTCCACATGAAGCTGCgccaagtaaaagaaaaaaaaagcgcAAACCGGAAACAAGGTCAAAGGGAAAGAGAGTAGGCGAAGATCTGAACCATCATGTTGCTTCTCCTGGAAAGAAATGCAGAAAAGATTGGGACAGTAACGTTGTCGGCTTAAACCTTGTCACCTTCGATGAGACGACAATGCCAGTGCCCATGTGCACTTGTACTGGTACTGCTCGTCACTGTTACAAATGGGGAAACGGCGGGTGGCAATCATCATGCTGCACTACCACTTTGTCTCTGTATCCTCTTCCGCAGATGCCAAACAAGCGGCATTCTCGAGTGGGCGGTAGGAAAATGAGCGGAAACGTCTTCTCCAGGCTACTTAGCCGTTTAGCTGGGCAAGGCCACGACCTCTCCTCTCCCGTTGATCTCAAGGATTATTGGGCTAGGCACGGCACCAATCGCTACATCACGATCATGTAG
- the LOC125580813 gene encoding uncharacterized protein LOC125580813, whose protein sequence is MKRDISPDILFLMETKNPDSFVKKKTDSLQYENSLLISPTSHGAGGLALFWKQEIKLQILSSSANCIDTSIEFEGKHFFASFIYADTYIPKRRTLWARLIEQSTRRDAPWFLTGDFNDLLNNVENVGGPARTEGSFTDMRTFYSEGDLYDLRHSGDCLSWRGKRGDYLVRCRLDRAAANSYWAELFPNARSQYLTYEGSDHKPILSFFEPDKKKRRGLFRYDRRLKYNPEAKALIKQAWDSTPYSSVNDRIKEKRFELEATLTDPTNDTELISRVSNELNDAYNSEEEYWRQRSRLLWRSLGDRNTGFFPATAKNRKRANAFTVIEDAEGNMVYQEDQIGRVIVEYFHELFKTIEGNREETVMRALSPMVSAETNEKLITVPKAAEIKEALFSIHADKAPGPDGFSASFYHTNWDTVGPEIVREIQDFFLTDRLPERINETHIRLIPKVPSPQQVTEYRPIALCNVYCKIISKILTKRLQPLLSNIVSENQSAFVPGRMISDNVLITHEVLHYLKNSDAEKRCAMALKTDMSKAYDRLEWEFIRLVFQRLGFHPKWISWIIQCVSTVTYSFLINGSPRGRVTPSRGIRQGDPLSPYIFILCSEVLSGLCSKAQEEGSLKGIKVSRGTPRINHLLFADDTMFFLRASKDSAEALTKVLKLYEEASGQSINSDKSSITFSWNTPAALKTVVHDTLSIQKEGGVGKYLGLPEHFGRKKCDLFSSIVDRIKQKAKGWSNRFLSTAGKMTMLKSVLSPVPSHAMSCFQLPISLCKRIQSTLTRFWWDDSMGRKKMSWIAWNKLIRPKDQGGLDFRDIQSFNEAYLAKLAWRIINNPDKLIGRILLGKYCPNEPFLAVEFKRDISHGWRGVLIGRDIVMSNASWEVGNGESINIWTKLWLSCETQESPMGPAPLQYLNLTVSDFFLPNSREWNVDMIRRVLPMEEQKILAIKPSVTGAPDKLSWLGAKSGSYTTKSGYATALSTITDPMDTSIADQSFDWKKAVWTLKTSPKTKLFVWKALHGAIPAGEALRARQINVDGKCKRCNLPETIDHLFFHCPFAKQVWTSAPIFPSIEYNGSIVLRNQWINLISRKNLPPTGVEGQLAPWILWGIWTARNNLVFNDKLTSAAETLSKAIYLAREWGTCQTISSPLPAVPPTLAQASPNCIVVKSDAAWNEILNVAGLGWVMEGQNRTSSFSLPAHHVRTPLAAEALALREAIWKCRELGFTRIRCESDSAVLVKALKEGTFLTGLYGILIDIQALASSFECISFNWISRKKNVEADVLAKQILSVELALMASPTLV, encoded by the exons ATGAAGAGAGATATCTCTCCGGATATTCTTTTCCTCATGGAAACAAAAAATCCCGACAGCTTCGTCAAGAAGAAAACAGACTCGTTACAGTACGAGAACTCACTCTTGATATCGCCAACTAGTCACGGAGCTGGTGGCCTTGCTCTCTTCTGGAAACAGGAAATCAAACTTCAAATTCTAAGCTCCTCGGCAAACTGTATTGATACCTCTATTGAATTTGaaggaaaacatttttttgcttCTTTCATCTATGCTGATACATATATACCGAAAAGAAGAACCCTATGGGCTAGGCTAATAGAGCAGAGTACAAGAAGAGACGCTCCTTGGTTCTTGACGGGAGATTTCAACGATTTGCTGAACAATGTAGAAAACGTGGGAGGTCCGGCCAGGACTGAGGGGTCCTTCACGGACATGAGAACGTTCTATTCCGAGGGGGACCTCTATGATTTGCGCCATTCGGGAGACTGTCTGTCTTGGCGAGGAAAGAGAGGAGATTATCTTGTGCGGTGTCGACTGGACCGTGCAGCGGCAAATAGTTACTGGGCGGAGCTCTTCCCGAACGCACGATCACAATATTTGACGTACGAAGGCTCCGACCATAAGCCCATACTGTCATTCTTCGAGcctgataaaaagaaaagacgCGGCCTATTTAGATATGATAGGAGACTCAAGTACAACCCGGAGGCTAAAGCTCTAATTAAACAAGCCTGGGATAGTACCCCATACTCATCTGTCAATGACAGAATCAAAGAG AAACGCTTTGAACTGGAGGCAACCTTGACTGACCCGACAAATGACACTGAGCTCATCTCGAGAGTCTCCAACGAACTAAACGATGCATATAACTCAGAGGAGGAATATTGGAGACAAAGAAGTCGACTACTCTGGCGCAGCCTCGGAGACCGCAATACCGGCTTCTTCCCCGCCACAGCAAAGAACCGGAAACGAGCAAATGCATTCACGGTGATTGAAGATGCAGAGGGCAACATGGTCTATCAAGAAGATCAGATAGGGAGAGTGATCGTTGAGTATTTTCATGAGCTATTCAAGACTATTGAGGGCAACAGAGAGGAAACCGTAATGCGTGCTCTATCACCAATGGTGAGCGCAGAAACGAACGAGAAGCTAATTACAGTCCCAAAAGCTGCAGAGATCAAAGAGGCCCTATTCTCTATTCATGCCGACAAAGCACCGGGACCAGACGGATTCTCAGCGAGCTTCTACCATACCAACTGGGACACTGTCGGCCCTGAGATAGTGAGAGAGATCCAGGATTTCTTCCTCACGGACAGACTCCCCGAGAGGATCAATGAGACACATATTAGGCTCATACCGAAAGTGCCTAGCCCGCAGCAAGTCACGGAGTATAGACCTATTGCACTTTGCAATGTCTACTGCAAGATTATATCCAAGATCCTTACGAAGAGACTCCAGCCACTCCTCTCAAACATAGTCTCCGAGAACCAGTCTGCATTTGTACCGGGACGAATGATATCGGACAATGTCCTGATCACCCACGAGGTTTTACACTATCTCAAGAACTCTGATGCGGAGAAGAGATGTGCCATGGCGCTTAAAACCGACATGAGTAAGGCTTATGACCGCCTTGAATGGGAGTTTATAAGATTGGTTTTTCAGAGACTAGGCTTCCATCCCAAATGGATCTCATGGATCATACAATGTGTGTCCACTGTTACGTACTCCTTCCTCATTAACGGTTCACCTAGAGGAAGAGTCACACCGAGCCGGGGGATCCGTCAAGGAGACCCACTCTCACCTTACATATTCATACTATGTAGTGAGGTTCTCTCGGGCTTATGTAGCAAAGCACAAGAAGAAGGCTCCCTTAAAGGGATCAAAGTGTCTCGAGGGACTCCTCGGATCAACCATCTTCTATTCGCGGACGACACAATGTTCTTCCTACGAGCCAGCAAGGACAGTGCCGAGGCACTCACAAAAGTTCTCAAGCTTTACGAGGAGGCTTCGGGACAGTCGATCAATTCAGACAAGTCTTCTATTACCTTCTCCTGGAATACGCCGGCGGCACTGAAGACAGTTGTTCATGATACACTGTCGATACAAAAAGAAGGTGGGGTTGGAAAGTATCTCGGTTTGCCGGAACACTTCGGTAGAAAGAAATGCGATCTGTTTTCCTCCATTGTTGATCGGATCAAGCAAAAGGCAAAGGGGTGGTCCAACAGATTCCTATCTACAGCAGGGAAGATGACCATGCTCAAGAGTGTTCTATCTCCTGTTCCATCGCACGCGATGTCCTGCTTCCAACTACCAATTTCTTTGTGCAAAAGAATTCAGTCAACGCTCACCCGGTTCTGGTGGGATGATAGCATGGGGCGCAAGAAGATGTCATGGATCGCCTGGAATAAGCTCATTCGTCCCAAGGATCAGGGTGGTCTTGACTTCAGAGATATACAGAGCTTCAATGAGGCATACTTGGCCAAACTAGCATGGCGGATAATCAACAACCCCGACAAGCTCATAGGACGCATCCTGCTCGGCAAATACTGTCCCAACGAACCTTTCCTCGCTGTTGAGTTTAAAAGAGACATCTCTCATGGATGGAGAGGGGTCTTGATAGGCCGGGATATTGTAATGAGCAATGCGAGTTGGGAAGTAGGCAATGGTGAAAGTATCAACATATGGACAAAACTGTGGCTTAGTTGCGAAACACAAGAGAGCCCAATGGGACCGGCCCCACTACAGTACCTAAATCTCACTGTCTCTGATTTCTTTCTCCCAAACAGCAGGGAGTGGAACGTCGACATGATACGACGGGTGCTACCTATGGAGGAACAGAAAATTCTAGCGATTAAACCGAGTGTCACGGGAGCGCCGGACAAGCTGTCTTGGCTTGGAGCAAAATCAGGAAGCTACACTACCAAGTCAGGCTACGCAACTGCCCTCTCAACCATAACGGATCCTATGGATACCTCGATAGCAGATCAGTCCTTTGACTGGAAGAAAGCTGTTTGGACGCTCAAAACATCACCAAAGACAAAGCTCTTTGTATGGAAGGCACTTCATGGAGCAATCCCAGCAGGAGAAGCACTTAGAGCGCGACAGATAAATGTTGATGGGAAGTGTAAGAGATGCAACCTACCGGAAACTATAGATCACTTGTTCTTTCATTGTCCTTTCGCAAAACAGGTTTGGACCTCGGCCCCTATTTTCCCAAGTATTGAGTACAATGGATCTATAGTTTTGAGGAACCAATGGATCAACCTCATCTCAAGGAAGAACTTACCGCCAACGGGAGTAGAAGGACAACTCGCGCCCTGGATCCTTTGGGGAATTTGGACGGCAAGAAACAATCTGGTTTTCAACGACAAGCTCACCTCCGCAGCTGAAACGCTTTCAAAAGCCATCTATTTGGCCCGGGAATGGGGAACCTGCCAAACCATCTCCAGCCCTTTACCGGCTGTTCCCCCAACGTTAGCCCAAGCCTCCCCAAACTGTATTGTCGTAAAATCTGATGCTGCGTGGAATGAAATTTTGAACGTTGCAGGACTTGGATGGGTGATGGAAGGACAAAACAGAACATCCTCATTCTCATTACCGGCTCACCATGTGAGGACCCCGTTAGCTGCTGAGGCCCTGGCTCTCAGAGAGGCAATATGGAAGTGTAGAGAACTAGGATTCACGAGAATACGTTGCGAATCAGACTCCGCAGTGCTAGTGAAAGCGCTCAAAGAAGGTACGTTCTTGACTGGTCTCTATGGGATCTTGATAGATATCCAAGCTCTTGCTTCATCTTTTGAATGTATTTCTTTCAATTGGATTTCTAGGAAGAAAAATGTAGAGGCTGATGTGCTAGCAAAGCAGATTTTATCTGTTGAACTGGCCTTAATGGCTTCACCAACTTTGGTCTGA
- the LOC106438752 gene encoding tRNA-dihydrouridine(47) synthase [NAD(P)(+)]-like translates to MSDVVAEVAAETSVEGNAKPTKQFSVYEATSEELIERSMAPIKKEFLCPPPPSRSLKQSDVKAPHPSLVQEKKSKRQLKRERREKCAINLCPQVSKTEDVDSCQYKEKCRFNHDIEAFKAQKPDDIDGQCPFVASGMKCQYGLSCRFFGTHKAISGGNSDGEQKNSEFNFFNKETQRLLWKNNMTFVKADAKLKSLGLMGHAKKSNAAQENDAEKPLNGANGSQATEDVDVHGPLETEQVRPMKKAKSDDNNETSKLGDINDGVMDVDDETEKKGHSTSKAKIEDEEDSIKVVETDGSLKSHPREKKKLIDFRDKLYLAPLTTVGNLPFRRLCKVLGADVTCGEMAMCTNLLQGQASEWALLRRHSSEDLFGVQICGSFPDTVSRAVELIDRECTVDFIDINMGCPIDMVVNKSAGSALLNKPLRMKNIVEVSSSIVETPITIKVRTAFFEGKNRIDSLISDIGDWGATAVTIHGRSRQQRYSKSADWDYIYKCTKNASSNLQVIGNGDVYSFLDWNKHKSDCPELSSCMIARGALIKPWIFTEIKEQRHWDITSGERLNILKDFVRFGLQHWGSDTKGVETTRHFLLEWLSYTFRYIPVGLLDVIPQQINWRPPSYFGRDDLETLMMSESAGDWVRISELLLGKVPEGFTFAPKHKSNAYDRAENG, encoded by the exons ATGTCCGATGTAGTAGCTGAGGTCGCGGCGGAGACGAGTGTTGAAGGAAATGCAAAGCCGACGAAGCAATTCAGTGTGTATGAAGCGACTTCGGAAGAGCTTATAGAGCGTTCGATGGCTCCTATTAAAAAGGAGTTCCTATGTCCTCCTCCTCCAAGCCGTTCCCTAAAGCAAAGTGACGTGAAGGCGCCTCATCCGAGCTTAGTCCAGGAGAAGAAATCGAAGCGACAGCTCAAAAGGGAACGCCGGGAG aagtGTGCGATAAACCTGTGTCCGCAGGTTTCGAAAACAGAAGACGTTGATTCGTGTCAGTATAAAGAGAAATGCCGCTTTAATCATGACATTGAAGCCTTCAAAGCTCAG AAACCAGATGATATAGATGGGCAGTGCCCATTTGTGGCCTCTGGGATGAAGTGTCAATATGGTTTATCATGCAGATTCTTTGGCACTCACAAAGCTATCTCTGGTGGAAATTCTGATGGGGAGCAGAAGAACTCcgagtttaatttttttaacaaagagACACAGAGGCTTTTATGGAAAAATAACATGACCTTTGTCAAGGCAGATGCCAAACTTAAATCCCTTGGCCTTATG GGACATGCCAAAAAAAGCAATGCTGCTCAAGAGAATGACGCAGAAAAACCTCTGAATGGTGCTAATGGCAGTCAAGCAACTGAAGATGTTGATGTTCATGGACCATTAGAAACTGAACAAGTTCGTCCCATGAAAAAGGCCAAATCTGACGACAACAACGAGACTTCTAAACTTGGAGACATTAATGATG GGGTGATGGATGTGGACGATGAAACGGAAAAGAAGGGGCATTCTACTTCAAAAGCCAAGATAGAGGATGAGGAGGATAGCATCAAAGTTGTTGAAACTGATGGGAGCCTAAAATCGCACCCTCGCGAAAAGAAAAAGCTTATTGATTTTAGGGATAAGTTGTACCTTGCACCCCTAACAACTGTGGGCAATCTTCCCTTCAGAAGACTTTGCAAAGTATTGGGAGCTGATGTGACTTGTGGTGAGATGGCCATGTGTACAAATCTTTTGCAG GGCCAAGCTTCGGAATGGGCTCTGCTTAGAAGGCATTCATCGGAAGATCTGTTTGGTGTTCAGATTTGCGGTTCTTTTCCAGACACGGTGTCTCGTGCGGTTGAGCTTATAGATCGAGAATGCACGGTTGATTTCATAGACATCAACATGGGCTGCCCGATAGATATGGTTGTGAACAAAAGTGCTGGTTCAGCTCTTCTCAACAAACCATTACGAATGAAGAACATCGTGGAGGTCTCTTCTTCCATTGTTGAAACACCTATCACTATCAAG GTACGAACTGCATTTTTTGAGGGTAAGAACCGGATAGACTCATTAATTTCAGATATTGGGGATTGGGGAGCCACTGCAGTGACGATTCATGGGAGGTCAAGACAACAACGTTATAGCAAGTCTGCGGATTGGGACTATATATACAAGTGTACCAAAAACGCTTCCTCTAACCTACAAGTTATAGGAAATGGAGATGTCTACTCTTTTTTAGACTGGAACAAACACAAGTCTGACTGTCCTGAGTTGTCTAGCTGCATGATTGCTCGCGGAGCACTGATCAAG CCTTGGATATTTACTGAAATCAAAGAGCAACGACACTGGGATATTACCTCCGGGGAAAGACTTAACATCTTAAAGGACTTTGTGCGTTTTGGTCTTCAACATTGGGGATCCGACACAAAAG GAGTTGAGACAACTAGGCATTTCTTGCTGGAGTGGCTAAGCTACACGTTTAGGTACATACCTGTAGGTCTGCTGGATGTGATCCCGCAGCAAATCAACTGGCGTCCGCCTTCTTACTTTGGTCGTGATGATCTCGAGACTCTCATGATGTCTGAATCTGCGGGTGACTGG GTTCGTATATCGGAATTGCTGCTTGGAAAGGTTCCGGAAGGCTTCACGTTTGCACCCAAGCACAAATCCAACGCGTATGACCGAGCTGAAAATGGCTAA
- the LOC125580492 gene encoding dirigent protein 15-like → MKSGIMSLIFALYLTVMVVTANSDSNYYGTTKPVHLKEEKVTRLHFYLHDILSGRNPSAVRIAHANLTGGADSAVGFGSLFAMDDPLTVGPGKDSKEIGNGRGMYVSGSKDIRKFTIVMYADLAFTTGKFNGSSISVFSRNPVAEEAGEREIGIVGGRGKFRMARGFVNIKTHQIDMKTGDAVLRYDATVYHY, encoded by the coding sequence ATGAAAAGCGGGATAATGTCGTTAATCTTTGCGCTCTATTTAACCGTTATGGTTGTTACAGCGAATAGCGATTCCAACTACTACGGGACGACCAAGCCGGTTCATCTGAAGGAGGAGAAAGTGACACGTCTCCACTTCTACCTTCATGATATCCTCAGTGGCAGAAACCCCAGCGCCGTCAGAATCGCACACGCCAATCTCACCGGCGGCGCAGATTCGGCAGTAGGATTCGGAAGCCTGTTCGCGATGGACGATCCGCTCACCGTCGGACCCGGGAAAGATTCGAAGGAGATAGGAAACGGGCGTGGAATGTACGTATCCGGGAGCAAAGACATAAGAAAGTTCACGATCGTGATGTACGCGGATTTGGCGTTCACGACGGGGAAATTCAACGGAAGCTCGATAAGCGTGTTCTCGAGGAATCCGGTGGCGGAAGAggccggagagagagagattgggaTCGTGGGAGGACGTGGTAAATTCAGAATGGCTAGAGGCTTCGTCAATATCAAAACGCATCAGATCGACATGAAGACAGGCGATGCTGTTCTCCGTTACGATGCTACTGTTTACCATTATTAA
- the LOC106438731 gene encoding auxin-induced protein X15, with protein MAIRVPRVLQSSKQILRQAKLFSSSSSSSIDVPKGYLAVYVGERKMKRFVVPISYLKEPSFQDLLRRAEEEYGYDHPMGGLTIPCSEETFINLASRLD; from the coding sequence ATGGCGATCAGGGTACCTCGCGTGTTACAATCATCAAAGCAGATTCTCCGTCAAGCAAAActgttctcttcttcttcctctagcTCTATTGATGTTCCAAAAGGCTACTTAGCGGTTTACGTAGGAGAAAGGAAGATGAAGAGATTTGTAGTTCCCATTTCGTACTTGAAGGAACCTTCATTTCAAGATCTACTAAGAAGGGCAGAGGAAGAATATGGATATGATCATCCAATGGGTGGCCTCACAATTCCTTGCAGTGAAGAAACCTTTATCAACCTTGCTTCTCGCCTCGACTGA